The following proteins are encoded in a genomic region of Pseudomonas saponiphila:
- a CDS encoding winged helix-turn-helix transcriptional regulator: MQRKSLIEAECPIARSLERVGEWWSILIMRDALHGLRRFDEFSRSLDIAPNMLTRRLNALVEAGLLERRAYSERPLRHEYVPTAKGEDFRVVLLAFVAWGNRHFAPEGESVQLIERASGRPVQPVMADVADGHLVPLQDCTVQAGPAASASMRQRFATMAD, encoded by the coding sequence ATGCAACGAAAAAGTCTGATCGAAGCCGAATGTCCCATCGCCAGGAGCCTGGAGCGGGTCGGCGAATGGTGGAGCATCTTGATCATGCGCGACGCGCTGCATGGCTTGAGGCGCTTCGACGAGTTCTCCCGCAGCCTGGACATTGCCCCGAACATGCTGACCCGGCGCCTGAACGCCCTGGTGGAGGCCGGGTTGCTGGAGCGCCGCGCCTACAGCGAGCGGCCCTTGCGCCATGAATATGTGCCCACCGCCAAGGGCGAGGACTTTCGCGTGGTGTTGCTGGCATTCGTGGCATGGGGCAATCGCCACTTCGCTCCCGAAGGCGAGAGCGTGCAACTGATCGAGCGTGCAAGCGGACGACCTGTGCAGCCGGTCATGGCGGATGTGGCCGATGGGCATCTGGTGCCGTTGCAGGACTGCACCGTGCAGGCCGGGCCCGCCGCCAGTGCCAGCATGCGCCAGCGCTTTGCGACTATGGCGGATTGA
- a CDS encoding HAD family hydrolase, whose amino-acid sequence MSPSTADGQTPAPTLDTLAVDADAAQVLSVFDFDGTLTRHDSFVPFLRFAFGTQRFNRKVLRLALPSLEYLARRMDRDQLKAQLIRTFLTGVEATWVQQQAEAFCRRSWSRLMRPNGLQAVADELRSGARVTLCSASPALVLQPFATRLGVQLIGTELEVVDGVLTGHIAGHNCRCQNKVLRLESVYGPLSQYRVRAWGDTRGDHELLAAAQDPHWRHFHPSWRRGQAPR is encoded by the coding sequence ATGAGCCCCTCGACAGCAGACGGTCAAACGCCTGCGCCTACCCTGGACACCCTGGCAGTGGACGCCGATGCCGCCCAGGTGCTCTCGGTATTCGACTTTGACGGCACCCTCACCCGCCATGACAGCTTCGTGCCCTTCTTGCGGTTTGCCTTCGGCACGCAGCGCTTCAACCGGAAAGTCCTCAGGCTGGCCTTGCCCAGCCTGGAGTATCTGGCTCGGCGGATGGACCGCGACCAGCTCAAGGCACAATTGATCCGCACCTTTCTGACTGGTGTCGAAGCGACATGGGTGCAACAACAGGCTGAAGCCTTCTGCCGGCGGTCCTGGAGCCGGCTGATGCGTCCAAACGGTCTGCAGGCAGTGGCCGACGAACTGCGCTCCGGTGCGCGGGTAACCTTGTGCTCGGCCTCGCCGGCCCTGGTCCTGCAACCTTTCGCCACGCGCCTGGGAGTCCAATTGATCGGCACCGAACTGGAGGTGGTCGACGGCGTACTGACCGGACATATCGCGGGTCACAATTGCCGCTGCCAGAACAAGGTACTGCGCCTGGAAAGCGTCTACGGCCCATTGAGCCAGTACCGTGTCCGGGCCTGGGGCGATACCCGGGGCGACCATGAGCTGCTGGCAGCGGCCCAGGATCCTCACTGGCGACACTTCCACCCGAGCTGGCGCCGCGGGCAAGCTCCTCGCTGA
- a CDS encoding HD domain-containing protein, whose amino-acid sequence MLLTRLEPLDELLQRHRPALGKDFLGYRNHVYRVINFCNLLIDANAEQLEKLAIAGAFHDLGIWTARTFDYLPPSLQLAEAHLDEIARPEWKSEVLAMIELHHKVGAATAHPGSLVESFRRADWIDVSLGLISFGIPRDARRQIFSAFPDAGFHLRLVQLSAKQCLTRPWKPLPMLRW is encoded by the coding sequence ATGCTACTGACCCGCTTGGAACCCCTGGATGAACTGCTCCAGCGCCATCGCCCGGCGCTGGGCAAGGACTTCCTCGGCTATCGCAACCACGTCTACCGAGTCATCAACTTCTGCAATCTGCTGATCGACGCCAACGCCGAGCAACTGGAAAAACTGGCCATCGCCGGCGCCTTCCATGACCTGGGGATCTGGACCGCCAGGACCTTTGACTACTTGCCTCCCTCGCTACAGCTGGCCGAGGCCCATCTGGATGAGATCGCCAGGCCCGAATGGAAAAGCGAAGTGCTGGCGATGATCGAACTGCACCACAAAGTCGGTGCTGCCACGGCTCATCCCGGCAGTCTGGTGGAGAGTTTCCGGCGTGCCGACTGGATCGATGTATCCCTGGGGCTGATCAGTTTCGGCATCCCGCGGGACGCACGGCGACAGATCTTCTCGGCTTTTCCTGACGCGGGCTTTCATCTGCGGCTGGTTCAATTGTCCGCCAAGCAGTGCCTGACCCGGCCCTGGAAGCCCCTGCCCATGCTGCGCTGGTGA
- a CDS encoding TetR/AcrR family transcriptional regulator: protein MSSRQKPVPASVPRRRLSREQRLQQLIAVAWQIVREHGTEALTLGHLAEQAEVTKPVVYDHFATRAVLLATLYEDFDQRQTVLMDRALEACEPTLAARSTVIASSYVECVLLQGREIPGVIAALASSPELETIKRDYQRLFLEKCRANLEPFAAGAMLTTAGLRAMLGAAEALSHAAALGEISPEQVQEELRATIVAMVERARSQAATAN from the coding sequence ATGTCAAGCCGTCAGAAACCCGTCCCTGCTTCCGTACCGCGACGCCGCCTGTCCCGGGAACAGCGCCTGCAACAGTTGATCGCCGTGGCCTGGCAGATTGTCCGCGAGCATGGCACCGAAGCCCTGACTTTGGGCCACCTGGCGGAGCAGGCCGAGGTCACCAAACCGGTGGTCTACGACCATTTCGCCACCCGGGCAGTACTCCTGGCGACGCTCTATGAGGATTTCGACCAGCGCCAGACCGTGCTGATGGATCGGGCCCTGGAAGCCTGCGAACCGACTCTGGCCGCCCGCTCCACGGTCATTGCCAGCTCTTATGTGGAATGCGTGCTGCTGCAGGGCCGGGAGATCCCGGGAGTCATCGCGGCCCTGGCCAGCTCACCGGAGTTGGAAACCATCAAGCGCGACTACCAACGGCTATTCCTGGAAAAGTGCCGCGCCAACCTGGAGCCCTTCGCTGCTGGTGCAATGCTGACCACGGCCGGCTTACGGGCAATGCTCGGTGCCGCCGAAGCGCTCTCTCACGCGGCGGCGCTGGGTGAAATCAGCCCCGAGCAGGTCCAGGAAGAACTGCGCGCCACCATCGTGGCCATGGTTGAAAGAGCGCGCAGCCAAGCCGCCACTGCGAACTAA
- a CDS encoding NAD(P)H-dependent oxidoreductase has protein sequence MHALIVVAHHDPKSLTHSLARQIAEGLGRSCEHSSEIADLWAEGFDPRFAAADIAVHRTQVPPPADVLAEQARIDRADALVLVYPVYWWSMPALLKGWIDRVFANGWAFDFRADAKLVKKLGQLQVHLLGVAGADAGTYERHGYRQAMQTQIDHGIFDYCGARVLSSQLLFDSEGGEVIPALEQAHALGQTLFSVNQESESA, from the coding sequence ATGCACGCTCTCATCGTTGTCGCTCATCACGACCCCAAGTCCCTGACCCACAGTCTCGCGCGGCAGATTGCCGAGGGGCTGGGACGCTCTTGCGAACATTCCAGCGAGATCGCTGATCTGTGGGCTGAAGGATTTGACCCGCGTTTCGCCGCCGCCGATATCGCGGTGCATCGCACCCAGGTGCCGCCTCCCGCGGATGTGCTCGCCGAACAGGCGCGTATCGACCGAGCCGACGCCCTGGTGCTGGTCTACCCGGTGTACTGGTGGTCCATGCCGGCGTTGCTCAAGGGCTGGATCGACCGGGTTTTCGCCAATGGCTGGGCCTTCGACTTTCGAGCTGACGCCAAGCTGGTGAAAAAACTCGGGCAGTTACAGGTGCATCTGTTGGGTGTGGCTGGAGCCGATGCCGGTACCTATGAACGGCATGGCTATCGCCAGGCGATGCAGACCCAGATCGATCACGGCATCTTTGACTACTGCGGAGCCCGAGTGCTGAGTTCGCAATTGCTGTTTGATTCTGAGGGCGGTGAGGTGATCCCGGCTCTGGAGCAGGCGCACGCGCTCGGACAGACACTGTTCAGCGTCAACCAGGAAAGCGAGTCGGCGTGA
- a CDS encoding AAA family ATPase: MNPSSPATLHLLCGKIASGKSTLASHLAQACGSVLISEDQWLAQLYPGQIHSLADYLQHAQRLKDVLEPLVIAMLQAGTGVVLDFPANTLAQRSGLRALADRAGVAHRLHFLDVDEDICRTRLRERNDRGDHPFSTSEEQFALICSYFVPPRADEGLHIVVHPVT, translated from the coding sequence ATGAACCCGTCGTCCCCCGCCACGCTGCACCTGTTATGCGGCAAGATCGCCTCGGGCAAATCCACCTTGGCCAGTCATCTGGCACAGGCTTGCGGCAGCGTATTGATCAGTGAAGACCAGTGGCTGGCGCAGCTGTATCCAGGCCAGATCCACTCGCTCGCGGATTATCTGCAGCATGCCCAGCGCCTGAAAGACGTGCTGGAGCCGCTGGTGATCGCCATGCTCCAGGCAGGAACCGGTGTCGTACTGGATTTTCCGGCCAATACCCTCGCCCAGCGCAGTGGGTTGCGGGCCCTGGCGGATAGGGCCGGCGTCGCTCATCGGCTGCATTTTCTGGATGTGGACGAAGACATCTGCCGCACCCGGCTGCGTGAGCGCAATGACCGGGGCGACCACCCCTTCAGCACCAGCGAGGAGCAGTTCGCGTTGATCTGCAGTTACTTCGTGCCTCCGCGGGCGGATGAAGGACTGCATATCGTCGTTCACCCGGTTACCTGA
- a CDS encoding DUF1652 domain-containing protein translates to MLSTSELCHILESGFLPLSCTCSLAANGALTIKIYDAETGRVELLLPGVSTAELTSVRDISNLIGELRTELRAGRRAFAGAFTHHAG, encoded by the coding sequence ATGCTCTCCACCAGCGAGCTTTGCCACATACTGGAGTCCGGCTTTCTCCCGCTTTCCTGCACCTGCAGCCTGGCTGCCAATGGCGCCCTGACCATCAAGATCTACGATGCCGAAACGGGACGAGTGGAGCTGTTGCTGCCCGGGGTTTCCACCGCCGAACTCACCAGCGTGCGAGACATTTCCAATCTGATCGGCGAGTTGCGCACCGAACTGCGGGCCGGGCGCAGGGCCTTTGCCGGTGCTTTTACCCATCATGCCGGCTGA